AAATTCTCAGGCTGTGCTGACAAATTTTTATCGCCAAAATGCTGATTCATCAAGGCTGGAACTTGTGCAGCTTGAATTCGGCTATGGCGGGTTTTATCTGGCATTACTAAATTCGGCCCAGCTTTACAGTTCTTCATACAACCAGTGCCCTTGATTGTAACTTGGTCTTCTAAACCGCGATCGCTTAAAGCCGCCTCCAACGCCTGACAAACTGCTTTACCACCACGTTTCATACAATCAGACTTTTGACACACCAAAATCGTGGCCTTAGCCTTAGCTGGTTTTACCTTGACATTATCAATAGATGGGGGTTCTTGTGGTGTAGCGATCGTTTGAATTGTTGCTATTTCAGAACGCGCCGCCATCACACGTTCCGCTTTCAGTGTAACTTTGTCTTTTTTTATATCGTATTCTTTATAACCAACAACTTGTAGCCAAGTACCTGCTGGTAGCCGCAAATCAAAAGCAGCCCGTAAGTGTTTAGCAAGTTTAACGTAGCATTCACCCTCATGAGTACCTAGCAGTAAACCTTTCAGCTTATAGCCGTCTTTAATCACAAAATCTATAAATCTGCCCTCAAGGCAAAATTCTGATACTTCCATATTGTGAGATGCACCCATTTTTGAACCTC
This portion of the Nostoc sp. GT001 genome encodes:
- a CDS encoding (2Fe-2S) ferredoxin domain-containing protein, producing the protein MGASHNMEVSEFCLEGRFIDFVIKDGYKLKGLLLGTHEGECYVKLAKHLRAAFDLRLPAGTWLQVVGYKEYDIKKDKVTLKAERVMAARSEIATIQTIATPQEPPSIDNVKVKPAKAKATILVCQKSDCMKRGGKAVCQALEAALSDRGLEDQVTIKGTGCMKNCKAGPNLVMPDKTRHSRIQAAQVPALMNQHFGDKNLSAQPENLREVAISNGKLWGSSS